In Bacteroides cellulosilyticus, the genomic stretch ACTCCGTTTGAGTATAATCAGGCGTCACCTGTAGTCGGATATGTCATGGATGATATTGCATCGTTTATTCATAATGGAAATCTGTTATAATGTGAACTCAATTGTAAATTGTTAAATAGTAAATAAAATCGTGGCTAAAAAAGAAACTTCAACCAAAAGCTTTGTCCTTCGTGTAGATGCTGCAACTATGGATGCCCTTGAGAAGTGGGCAGCCGATGAGTTCCGCAGCACTAACGGGCAGCTTCAGTGGATTATCGCTGAAGCGTTGAGGAAAAGTGGGAGGATGAAGAAAACTAAAAATCCTCCTTCGTCTCAGGAAACTGAATCGTAATATATAATTCATAATTTATAGTCTTATGTTAAATCTTGGTCCTTATTCAACGAAAGAGTTCTCTAATATTCGGGTATATCCCACCCTGATAGATCGTATGCTGGAAGGTGTTGCCATAGTATTGGCAATTGCTGCCTGGGTGTGTGCAATATGGGTGTATACCCATATAGGGGACAAGGTTACTGCTAATTTTTCTCTTATGGCTGCCGGATTAGGAACTTTTTGTCTTCTTTTGGTAGGCATTTCCGCTTATCTTCCTATTCGTTGGATACGTTTTCCGGTACGTATTACGGAGCGCAATGTTGCAGTGCAGTATCTTATGGCAACCCGCATCGCCCGGATTCTGAATGTCTTTCTGACTTTACTTTTTCTTACTCTTGTTTTTAATAAAGTGGAGGTGGAATATGGCATTCCGCAAGGTTTGTGTAATATGGTAACGAGTGCCGTCGGTGGTTTACTGATATTGGCGCTTATTGTGTACTATATATTGGCGTTTAAATATAAATAGCATTGGAATATAGAGTTCTGTATGATATAGAAATAACTTACAATATTTTGATTATTTGATAAAATGAACAATCTTCGTATTCGGATATAATAGTATCTGAATACGAAGATTGTTGGATTAATCAAATACAATAATATGCCATTACTTTATAACTTTGACATTGATACAGTTGAAGAATTATTAGTTATTCTCGCTCGGAACATACAAAAGCGTAGACTGGAGAAAGGGCTTTCCCGAGAAGCTCTCACTGAACTTAGCGGTGTTCCTACTCCTACTATTGCTAAATTTGAGCAAAAACATACTATTTCACTGGCATCCTATGTAGCCTTAGCAAA encodes the following:
- a CDS encoding DNA-binding protein; translation: MAKKETSTKSFVLRVDAATMDALEKWAADEFRSTNGQLQWIIAEALRKSGRMKKTKNPPSSQETES
- a CDS encoding helix-turn-helix domain-containing protein is translated as MPLLYNFDIDTVEELLVILARNIQKRRLEKGLSREALTELSGVPTPTIAKFEQKHTISLASYVALAKALGYTKAIKELLSEPLYSTMEELEIIHKNKNRKKGRNEISK